A window of the Trichocoleus sp. genome harbors these coding sequences:
- a CDS encoding GAF domain-containing protein has protein sequence MTKAKILVVEDEGIIVWNIRNALKRFGYRVVGVAASGAEALQKVAETKPDLVLMDIRLQGGMDGIEAAEQIRLQFNIPVVYLTAHANDNIIGRAKATEPFGYIIKPFQEKELNATIELALYKFKIEKNLHTEREWFSKVLKSMGDSVVVTDDKGTITFMNPYAETLTGWEKKDALGKSVSEVLPLVNTSAAETEENPIIKAIEQGVVVRLADQWILRTKDGEEMPISDSAAPIRDKDGNITGVVAIFQDITERKRAEEALRKQAEREQLIGLITQRIRQSLNLRDILYTTVIQVQQFLQTDRVLVYRFEPDWSGIVAVESVNPQWTSLLGRRLLDPCFAQGFVELYRQGRIQVTNDIYNEGLAQCHIELLEQFQARANLVVPILQGDQLWGLLVAHECQAPRQWQRLDVSLLQQLAAQLAIAIQQSELYEQVRSLNADLEGQVRQRTAQLQRSLTFEATLKRITDRVRDSLDQNQILQAAVEELSQALTVDGCDAALYDLKEMTSTITYECVTGVSPAQGTTICMTNFEEEYNQLLQGQYFQFCQRPPGQRGALVILACPISDNDGVIGDLWLFKQQDYTFDELEIRLVEQVANQCAIAIRQARLYQKAQLQVTELAKLNQLKDDFLSTVSHELRTPVANIHLSLQMLDIIMQREGVLNPQSEQASRYFQILKNECRREIDLINDLLTLQEVDVNTEPLRLSTIALQDWILHIIEPFEVTSQNQNQILNINIAPDLPPFTTDISRLSRILTELLNNACKFAPEGAQITVNTRAIDEGLELSVSNSDSEIPPEELTKIFDKFYRVPNHDPWKTGGTGMGLTIIKKLVESLSGSIVVESKAGLTTFTLLLPWTIVSGNESLT, from the coding sequence ATGACAAAAGCAAAAATATTGGTAGTTGAAGATGAAGGAATTATTGTCTGGAATATCAGAAATGCACTGAAACGGTTTGGCTATCGTGTCGTTGGGGTTGCAGCATCTGGTGCGGAGGCACTGCAAAAAGTGGCTGAAACAAAGCCAGACCTTGTGTTAATGGATATCCGACTACAAGGTGGAATGGATGGAATTGAAGCGGCTGAACAAATCCGGCTGCAATTTAATATTCCAGTTGTCTATCTCACGGCTCATGCAAACGACAATATTATTGGGCGAGCTAAAGCAACTGAACCTTTTGGCTACATCATTAAGCCATTTCAAGAAAAGGAACTGAATGCAACGATCGAATTAGCACTTTATAAGTTCAAGATTGAGAAGAATTTGCACACTGAGCGAGAGTGGTTTTCCAAAGTGCTTAAAAGCATGGGTGACTCGGTTGTGGTCACAGATGACAAAGGAACAATCACATTCATGAATCCCTATGCTGAAACGCTGACAGGATGGGAAAAAAAGGATGCACTGGGCAAGAGTGTGAGTGAGGTGCTACCGCTTGTAAATACCTCGGCTGCTGAAACTGAGGAAAATCCAATTATTAAAGCGATCGAGCAAGGCGTTGTTGTTCGACTGGCGGATCAGTGGATACTTCGCACCAAGGACGGCGAAGAAATGCCAATTAGTGATAGTGCTGCCCCAATTCGAGACAAAGACGGCAATATTACTGGAGTGGTTGCTATCTTCCAAGACATCACTGAACGGAAACGGGCTGAAGAGGCGCTGCGCAAACAGGCTGAGCGTGAGCAACTAATTGGCTTAATTACTCAGCGAATTCGTCAGTCTCTTAACTTAAGAGACATTCTCTACACCACAGTCATCCAAGTTCAACAATTTCTGCAAACCGATCGCGTTCTCGTCTACCGTTTTGAACCAGATTGGAGCGGGATTGTTGCCGTCGAGTCTGTTAATCCACAATGGACTTCACTATTAGGTAGGCGACTTTTAGATCCTTGTTTTGCCCAGGGCTTTGTTGAACTATACCGCCAAGGACGCATTCAGGTTACAAATGACATCTACAATGAAGGACTTGCTCAGTGTCATATTGAATTGCTAGAGCAGTTTCAAGCCAGGGCAAATCTGGTTGTTCCAATTTTGCAAGGAGATCAACTCTGGGGGTTATTAGTTGCTCATGAGTGCCAGGCTCCCAGACAATGGCAACGATTAGATGTGAGCTTATTACAACAACTTGCAGCGCAGTTAGCCATCGCAATTCAGCAGTCTGAATTATATGAACAAGTGCGATCGCTGAATGCAGACCTTGAAGGACAAGTGAGACAAAGAACCGCACAGCTACAACGATCGCTTACCTTTGAAGCAACCCTAAAACGGATTACGGATCGGGTGCGGGATAGCCTTGATCAAAATCAGATCTTACAAGCGGCTGTAGAGGAACTTTCACAGGCATTGACGGTAGATGGTTGTGATGCAGCTTTATATGATTTGAAGGAGATGACATCAACGATTACTTATGAGTGTGTAACAGGTGTGTCTCCTGCTCAAGGAACAACGATCTGCATGACAAATTTTGAGGAAGAATACAACCAGTTGCTGCAAGGACAGTACTTCCAATTTTGTCAACGTCCTCCTGGGCAACGAGGAGCACTCGTAATTCTGGCTTGCCCGATTTCTGATAATGATGGTGTGATTGGGGATCTGTGGTTATTCAAGCAGCAGGATTACACTTTCGATGAACTAGAGATTCGTTTAGTGGAACAGGTCGCTAATCAATGTGCGATCGCGATTCGTCAAGCTAGGCTTTACCAAAAAGCTCAACTACAAGTGACAGAACTGGCGAAACTAAATCAATTGAAAGATGACTTCTTGAGTACAGTTTCTCACGAACTTCGTACACCTGTTGCAAACATACATTTGTCACTTCAAATGCTAGACATTATCATGCAGCGTGAGGGTGTGCTGAATCCTCAATCTGAACAAGCAAGTCGGTATTTCCAGATCTTGAAGAACGAATGCCGTCGAGAAATTGATTTAATTAATGATTTGCTCACACTGCAAGAAGTTGATGTAAATACTGAACCGCTGAGACTCAGTACCATTGCCTTACAGGATTGGATACTTCACATTATTGAACCATTTGAAGTCACAAGCCAGAACCAAAACCAGATCTTAAACATTAATATAGCGCCTGATTTGCCACCATTCACAACGGACATCTCTCGATTGAGCCGTATTCTCACAGAATTACTCAATAATGCTTGTAAGTTTGCACCTGAAGGAGCACAGATTACAGTGAACACTCGCGCGATCGATGAGGGACTGGAGCTAAGCGTCAGCAACTCTGATTCAGAAATACCTCCTGAAGAGTTGACGAAGATTTTTGATAAGTTCTATCGAGTGCCAAATCACGATCCCTGGAAAACCGGTGGAACAGGAATGGGGCTAACAATTATTAAGAAGCTGGTTGAGTCTTTGAGCGGTTCTATTGTCGTTGAAAGTAAGGCTGGATTAACGACCTTTACTCTATTGCTGCCGTGGACAATTGTCTCTGGCAATGAAAGCCTCACATAG